A part of Syngnathoides biaculeatus isolate LvHL_M chromosome 21, ASM1980259v1, whole genome shotgun sequence genomic DNA contains:
- the LOC133494779 gene encoding protein C-ets-1-like, translated as MDPLEVPPLTPTSKEVLCEALRASFAGFTQERLTHRFPQDPTLWSEWEVNHWLDWCRAEFGLHSLGSDLRGLRGGELCRLDRVAFLGLTSDRTAGEILWEHLEIMRRENDGDCGGALQVSTLSPPCQPSSKEEIDSRDEISGGGSLMWMGGIHHAEASVDGSHCGDCFASARPYKSFKEYLGSKADPGSAVIPAAVLAGYTGSGPIQLWQFLLELLTDRSCRSCISWTGDGWEFKLTDPDEVALLWGRRKHKPKMNYEKLSRGLRYYYDKNIIRKTVGKRYVYRFVCNLRGLLGYEPGELHAMLDVGARN; from the exons ATGGACCCCCTGGAGGTCCCCCCGCTCACCCCGACCAGCAAAGAGGTTCTCTGCGAGGCTCTCAGAGCCAGTTTTGCCGGTTTCACCCAGGAGAGGCTCACCCACCGTTTCCCGCAAG ATCCCACGTTATGGTCCGAGTGGGAGGTGAACCACTGGCTGGACTGGTGCCGGGCCGAGTTCGGGCTGCACTCCTTGGGTTCGGACTTGAGGGGCCTGCGGGGCGGAGAGCTGTGCCGACTGGACCGCGTGGCTTTCCTGGGCCTCACGTCCGACCGCACCGCCGGAGAGATCCTGTGGGAACACCTGGAGATCATGAGACGGG AAAATGATGGCGACTGCGGTGGCGCGTTGCAAGTGTCCACTCTGTCACCTCCCTGCCAGCCATCAAGTAAGGAAG AGATCGACTCCCGAGATGAGATATCTGGGGGCGGTTCTCTGATGTGGATGGGCGGCATCCACCACGCGGAAGCCAGCGTGGACGGGAGCCATTGCGGCGACTGCTTCGCTTCGGCGCGACCCTACAAGAGCTTCAAAGAGTACCTGGGCAGCAAGGCGGATCCGGGTTCGGCTGTGATCCCGGCAGCCGTCCTCGCCGGTTACACTG GAAGTGGCCCCATCCAGCTGTGGCAATTTCTACTGGAGCTGCTGACCGACCGTAGCTGCCGGTCGTGCATCAGCTGGACCGGAGACGGTTGGGAGTTCAAGCTGACTGACCCAGACGAG GTGGCGCTGCTGTGGGGTCGCCGGAAGCACAAGCCCAAGATGAACTACGAGAAGCTGAGCCGCGGTCTGCGCTACTACTACGACAAGAACATCATCCGCAAGACGGTGGGCAAGCGCTACGTCTACCGCTTTGTCTGCAACCTGCGAGGCCTGCTGGGGTACGAGCCCGGCGAGCTGCACGCCATGCTGGACGTCGGGGCCCGAAACTAA
- the zgc:112271 gene encoding bolA-like protein 2 isoform X2 has product MNETLLSVLLILILKKQETKPVVVVVADMSITTDHIRDKLKTELAAEHVDVEDMSPNRCATSFKVLVVSSQFEGKPLLQRHRMVNACLAEELKDIHALEQKTLTPEQWEKQKSK; this is encoded by the exons ATGAATGAAACGCTACTTTCGGTCTTACTTATCTTAATACTTAAAAAGCAGGAAACAaaacctgttgttgttgttgttgcagacaTGTCCATAACAACCGATCACATCCGGGATAAACTCAAAACGGAGCTCGCGGCGGAGCACGTG GACGTGGAGGACATGTCGCCCAACAGATGCGCGACCAGCTTTAAAGTCCTCGTGGTGTCGTCCCAGTTTGAGGGCAAGCCCCTCTTGCAGAGACACAG GATGGTGAACGCCTGCTTAGCGGAGGAACTGAAAGACATCCACGCTTTGGAACAGAAGACTCTGACGCCGGAACAGTGGGAGAAACAGAAGTCCAAGTGA
- the zgc:112271 gene encoding uncharacterized protein zgc:112271 isoform X1 codes for MNKKVRTQFKGPCFTLNGKSTFSTWPLPGMDLTLAADDFSFYFYVWARRPDFSEDLIGRGCDPLRRDWSVRRTACNENRNYQEANRQPLDMSITTDHIRDKLKTELAAEHVDVEDMSPNRCATSFKVLVVSSQFEGKPLLQRHRMVNACLAEELKDIHALEQKTLTPEQWEKQKSK; via the exons ATGAATAAGAAAGTTAGGACGCAATTTAAAGGCCCATGTTTCACTTTGAACGGAAAGTCGACCTTTTCAACATGGCCGCTCCCAGGCATGGATCTTACCCTGGCTGCCGATGACTTTAGTTTTTATTTCTATGTTTGGGCCCGGCGTCCCGATTTCTCGGAGGATCTGATTGGCCGTGGTTGTGATCCCTTGCGACGCGATTGGTCTGTTCGCAGGACCGCATGTAACGAAAACAGAAATTATCAGGAAGCGAATCGACAACCTCTCG acaTGTCCATAACAACCGATCACATCCGGGATAAACTCAAAACGGAGCTCGCGGCGGAGCACGTG GACGTGGAGGACATGTCGCCCAACAGATGCGCGACCAGCTTTAAAGTCCTCGTGGTGTCGTCCCAGTTTGAGGGCAAGCCCCTCTTGCAGAGACACAG GATGGTGAACGCCTGCTTAGCGGAGGAACTGAAAGACATCCACGCTTTGGAACAGAAGACTCTGACGCCGGAACAGTGGGAGAAACAGAAGTCCAAGTGA
- the slx1b gene encoding structure-specific endonuclease subunit SLX1 produces MAREMENFFGVYMLHCLNPKFKGRIYVGFTVNPERRIRQHNAGRHKGGAKRTSGRGPWEMVLIIHGFPSDIAALTFEWAWQNPHSSRRLAHVARRARKESSLQFHWRVVSNMLRVAPWSRLPLTARWLKPEYGVAFEPGLRPPLHVAVAFGGVKVKKRRPVDESEDADKTTRCFLCMGPVRALDELRCVHASCAMRSHVICLAERFLRPEPSHLLPVAGRCPLCFRSMLWGSLIRRKRGCAGDSEEPTPPESWQLLAKGTADMNERVSLLTVCNT; encoded by the exons ATGGCACGGGAGATGGAAAACTTCTTCGGTGTTTACATGCTACACTGCCTCAATCCCAAATTTAAAGGGCGAATATACGTCGGCTTCACCGTGAATCCCGAACGCAGGATTCGGCAACACAATGCCGGGCGGCACAAAGGAGGTGCGAAGAGGACCAGCGGGAGAGGGCCATG GGAGATGGTGCTCATCATACACGGCTTTCCTTCCGACATTGCTGCGTTGACA TTTGAGTGGGCGTGGCAGAACCCCCACTCGTCCCGGCGTCTGGCCCACGTCGCCCGCCGCGCCCGGAAGGAGTCCAGCCTGCAGTTCCACTGGCGCGTGGTCTCCAACATGCTGCGCGTGGCCCCGTGGAGCAGGCTCCCGCTGACGGCCCGCTGGCTCAAGCCGGAGTACGGGGTGGCCTTCGAGCCCGGCCTGCGGCCCCCGCTTCACGTCGCCGTCGCCTTCGGGGGGGTCAAAGTCAAGAAACGGCGGCCGGTAGACGAGTCTGAAGACGCAGACAAGACTACTCGGTGTTTTCTCTGCATGGGCCCGGTCAGA GCTTTGGACGAGCTCCGTTGCGTCCACGCGTCGTGCGCAATGCGCAGCCACGTGATCTGCCTGGCCGAGCGCTTCCTGCGGCCCGAGCCGTCGCACCTCCTGCCCGTGGCGGGCCGGTGCCCGCTCTGCTTTCGCTCCATGCTGTGGGGGAGCCTCATCCGCCGCAAGCGAGGCTGCGCCGGCGACTCGGAGGAGCCGACGCCGCCTGAATCCTGGC AACTACTGGCCAAAGGAACTGCAGACATGAACGAAAGGGTCTCCCTCCTCACCGTTTGCAACACATAA